Proteins encoded within one genomic window of Humulus lupulus chromosome 1, drHumLupu1.1, whole genome shotgun sequence:
- the LOC133822494 gene encoding uncharacterized protein LOC133822494, whose product MKVAANKRLEVDVKIFIKEDLKRIADHFEEGEMDSIAVLLQHNGQWDQNKNYINFDVCGIVIRNDFNYNNLIGMICNELKLQLNSTLLTIQYQVKDGYPPLKIVDDSQLKFYIELKKKETNFTKYPLCLTIEFNSMQQSFFSTRSTTTHNQPCNEVAQTEEAASNSDDEPVDYLGDKEVADFIDYAELVSNQIIEMIDERNINNEEEVIDIDDDLVITNNRHQEIALSQIYKDKETLKTVLSHYAINNHFQYCVQKSCKKEYLVACLDKNCKWMLRASRNENTNQFIIRKFSHIHTCALEIRLKDQRQATSTIIADMIKHKFTNIKTKYTAADIVRDLKHDHEVQVKYSKARRSREKAIEKVRGKAVESYAELPSYLYMLHHTNPGSYIELKSDEDGMFLYAFVALNASMKGWPHCIPVVIVDGTFLKSTYGGTLLVSATQDAEGKIFPLAFCVVD is encoded by the exons ATGAAG GTTGCTGCAAACAAGAGATTGGAA GTTGATGTAAAAATATTCATAAAAGAGGATTTAAAGAGGATTGCTGATCATTTTGAAGAAGGT GAAATGGATAGCATTGCAGTTTTACTCCAACACAATGGGCAATGGGATCAAAACAAAAACTATATCAACTTTGATGTTTGTGGAATAGTAATTAGAAATGACTTCAACTACAACAACTTGATTGGTATGATTTGCAATGAATTGAAGCTGCAACTTAATTCTACACTTTTGACAATACAGTATCAAGTTAAAGATGGATACCCTCCTTTAAAAATAGTTGATGACTCACAATTGAAGTTCTACATAGAGTTGAAGAAAAAGGAAACAAATTTCACAAAATACCCTTTGTGTCTCACAATTGAATTCAACTCAATGCAGCAATCTTTTTTCTCAACTAGGAGTACAACAACACATAATCAACCATGCAATGAAGTTGCACAAACAGAAGAAGCAGCATCAAATTCAGATGATGAACCAGTTGATTATTTGGGTGATAAAGAGGTTGCAGACTTTATTGATTATGCAGAGCTGGTGTCCAATCAGATTATAGAAATGATAGATGAAAGAAACATAAATAATGAAGAAGAAGTGATTGACATCGACGATGATTTAGTCATCACCAACAACCGTCACCAAGAGATTGCTTTGTCTCAAATATATAAGGACAAAGAAACATTGAAGACTGTTTTGAGCCATTATGCGATAAATAATCATTTCCAGTATTGTGTACAAAAGTCATGCAAAAAGGAATATCTAGTTGCTTGCCTTGATAAAAATTGCAAGTGGATGTTACGAGCATCAAGGAATGAAAATACAAATCAGTTCATAATTAGAAAGTTTAGCCACATTCACACTTGTGCTTTGGAGATAAGATTAAAAGACCAACGTCAAGCAACCTCAACAATCATTGCAGATATGATCAAACACAAGTTCACAAACATCAAAACAAAGTACACAGCTGCTGATATAGTGAGGGACTTGAAACATGATCATGAAGTGCAAGTCAAATACAGCAAAGCTCGGAGATCTAGAGAAAAAGCTATTGAAAAAGTTAGAGGAAAAGCAGTTGAATCTTATGCAGAATTGCCTAGTTATCTGTATATGTTGCATCACACAAATCCAGGATCCTATATTGAACTAAAATCAGATGAAGATGGGATGTTTTTATATGCTTTTGTAGCATTGAATGCTTCAATGAAAGGCTGGCCCCATTGCATACCTGTCGTAATAGTTGATGGGACTTTCTTAAAATCAACATATGGAGGGACATTATTGGTTTCAGCAACTCAAGATGCTGAAGGTAAAATCTTCCCCCTAGCATTCTGTGTAGTTGATTAA